A window of the Oncorhynchus masou masou isolate Uvic2021 chromosome 13, UVic_Omas_1.1, whole genome shotgun sequence genome harbors these coding sequences:
- the LOC135552357 gene encoding zinc finger and BTB domain-containing protein 22-like, whose amino-acid sequence MDQDSGAPAGPVVQVCFPSVRAAVLDSLNGQREEGRLCDLSIQVQGQVFRAHRCVLAASSPYFHDQVLLKNVTTVSLPSVMDPVAFESVLSSAYTGRLSIVRDDIVNYVTVASFLQMWHIVDKCTEILKRPQPPTECNPVDVAAATRHGASSRQQSPSSTECLYMEREGKEKETRTYSQVQNALPPLATWRRPHQFPRWGNPRPSPQPAMSMPVQHLADSQLDSHPAGESDYSSCEEVWMSSHSKASPLSHHDGRGLDHNHTRHGGFPGEALRLRARQRQRAAPPSAEKLHGRDRGSGYGEDPQEKKGTERVIEASEGIGKELEEEKREGSELREHSVDFHSSVHQGEEGGQPEGKKTSGELQKKEERQLGRSSALTSPHAGEPDEVIPGPSCLASTPSTQKQWQASPWSQQVARPQPGEEDYRREDDEEDDEGEVDFGRFADGAFGRETYDEIEDGTGQVSQRPLVPTSPDDNDFILGAPGLNWPNGANMTHGGGTPTSTSSCHLSPSPAPFPPSSSPPIPSSSSSISLAGAPYTGKVHFCHCGKAYTLKSMRDRHVKMQHLNLRPFACPVCAKSFKMKHHLTKHLKTHGGLRPYECGLCGKKVIWRDSFLRHQARCERLAESYDGAAARSNTTAAADMDDGYAYGFKEGEVFFSQGGQVKVEQADCQGEAESGMSALLTGGVGAELGSQSRTVVSHSFKEEASNRFSLS is encoded by the exons ATGGATCAGGACTCTGGTGCCCCTGCTGGCCCGGTGGTCCAAGTATGCTTCCCCAGTGTGCGTGCAGCAGTTTTGGACAGCCTGAATGGACAGCGGGAGGAGGGCCGGCTCTGTGACCTCTCCATCCAGGTGCAGGGACAGGTGTTCAGGGCCCACCGCTGTGTGCTGGCTGCCTCCTCGCCATACTTTCACGatcag GTGTTGCTGAAGAATGTGACGACAGTGTCTCTGCCCTCTGTCATGGACCCTGTGGCCTTTGAGAGTGTCCTGAGTTCAGCCTACACCGGCCGACTGAGCATAGTGCGTGATGATATTGTCAACTATGTAACGGTAGCCAGCTTTCTCCAGATGTGGCATATTGTTGACAAATGCACAGAGATCCTGAAGAGACCCCAACCCCCAACAGAATGCAACCCTGTGGATGTTGCAGCTGCCACACGCCATGGTGCCTCCTCAAGGCAGCAGTCCCCAAGCAGCACCGAGTGCctatacatggagagagaggggaaagagaaggagacgaGGACCTACAGCCAGGTGCAGAATGCTCTGCCGCCATTGGCCACGTGGAGGAGGCCCCATCAGTTCCCCAGGTGGGGCAACCCCAGGCCCTCACCCCAGCCAGCCATGTCCATGCCTGTCCAGCACCTAGCTGACTCACAGTTGGACTCCCACCCTGCTGGGGAGAGTGACTACTCCAGCTGTGAGGAGGTGTGGATGTCCAGCCACAGCAAAGCCAGCCCCCTAAGCCATcatgatgggagaggactggacCATAACCACACCAGGCACGGGGGATTTCCTGGTGAGGCATTGAGACTGAgagctagacagagacagagggcagCACCACCAAGTGCTGAGAAGCTGCATGGCAGGGATAGAGGAAGTGGCTATGGGGAAGATCCTCAGGAGAAGAAGGGGACTGAAAGAGTGATTGAAGCAAGTGAAGGAATTGGAAAAGAgttggaagaggagaagagggagggttcTGAGCTGAGAGAACACTCTG TGGACTTCCACTCTAGTGTACAccaaggtgaggagggaggacagcCAGAGGGGAAAAAGACCTCGGGGGAGCTgcagaagaaagaggagagacagttgGGGAGAAGTTCAGCCCTGACTTCTCCCCATGCTGGGGAACCAGATGAGGTGATTCCTGGACCCTCCTGCTTAGCTTCTACACCCTCTACCCAAAAGCAGTGGCAGGCGAGTCCCTGGTCTCAGCAAGTAGCTAGGCCGCAACCTGGAGAAGAAGACTACAGAAGAGAAGACGACGAAGAAGACGACGAGGGGGAAGTGGACTTTGGCCGATTTGCGGATGGTGCCTTTGGAAGGGAAACCTATGATGAGATTGAGGATGGCACCGGACAAGTTTCTCAGAGACCCTTAGTACCTACCTCTCCTGATGACAATGACTTTATCCTGGGGGCCCCAGGGTTGAACTGGCCCAATGGGGCAAACATGACCCATGGTGGTGGTACCCCAACCTCCACCTCCAGCTGCCACCTGTCCCCATCTCCTGCTCCATTCCCACCTTCCTCCTCACCCCCCAtcccatcttcctcctcttccatctcccTTGCCGGGGCCCCTTACACAGGAAAAGTGCACTTCTGCCACTGTGGGAAGGCCTACACCCTGAAGAGTATGCGTGACCGCCACGTCAAGATGCAGCATCTCAACCTGCGGCCCTTCGCCTGCCCCGTGTGCGCCAAGAGCTTCAAGATGAAGCACCACCTGACCAAGCACCTGAAGACTCACGGCGGGCTGCGGCCCTATGAGTGTGGCCTGTGTGGGAAGAAGGTCATCTGGAGGGATAGTTTCCTGCGCCACCAGGCACGCTGTGAGAGACTGGCCGAAAGCTACGATGGAGCCGCTGCCCGTAGTAACACCACAGCGGCTGCTGACATGGACGATGGTTATGCCTATGGGTTCAAGGAGGGGGAGGTTTTTTTTTCACAGGGCGGTCAGGTGAAAGTGGAGCAGGCAGACTGTCAGGGGGAGGCGGAGTCTGGGATGAGTGCGTTGTTAACGGGTGGGGTTGGGGCTGAATTAGGCTCTCAGTCAAGGACTGTGGTTAGTCACAGCTTTAAGGAGGAAGCCAGCAACAGATTTAGCTTAAGCTAA